TATTAGTGGGTAATTTAGTGGTGTTATTTGGATTTGAACCAATTGTTACTTCATACTCTGTTCCATTTACACTAGCAATTTTTACATGGTTTGGTGTTATGCTGGTTGGAACGATTTATGAAAAATTAAAATTTTATAGAAAGTTACTTATTCCAACTGAATTAATAGGTAAGCTTTCGATTATTGTTTCGCTAAGTCTTCGTATTTATGGAAATATTATTGGTGGGTCAGCCATTTTAGCATCAGTTTACTTATTTGCTGGATTTATGTGACAATTGGCATTTTCTGTACCAAGTACCCAAAGTTGATATTTCTTTGGTTTAATAATCACACCATTTTTACATTTTTATTTTGATTTATTCGGTTCTGTAATTCAAGCTCTTGTGTTTTCATTATTAACAACTGTTTATTGAGTAATGGAAGCAGAATCTACTAAGAAAAAGAAGAAAGTTAATTCAACAACTGAAAGACTTTCATTTAAAAATTGATCAAGAAAAAATAAAGAAGCTATTTATTAGGAGGAAACTATGATTTCACAATTAACAAGTTTATTACAAGAAGCAACTACAAGTGCAACACCAGTAGCAGAACAAAGCACAACATCATCTACAAAAGGATTGCTTGCAATTGGCGCTGGAATAGCAGCCATTGGTGTTATGGGTGCTGGTCTTGGGCAAGGTATTGCCGCTGCTAAGGCAGTTGAAGCTGTAGGAAGAAACCCAGAAGCAGAATCAAAAATACGTCTTATGCTTATTATTGGTGCAGGGATCGCTGAAACAACAGCTATTTATGCTTTACTTATTGCATTTTTAATCTTATTTGTTTAGAGATATTTTTAAAACATGATTAAATATTTAAATGAAGCTTCAAGTTCTTCATCAATAAGTGATCAATTCGGTCATAGATTTAATGAGTTATTTGGAGGACTATTTCCAAGTATTCCAATTGTTATTGCTACAATAATTGCGTTTTTAATAGTTTTTGGTTTATTATTTTATTTTGTTTATAAACCAGTTAAGAAATTAATGAAAGAACGTCAAGAATTTATGCAAAATAATATTGATGAAACCATAAAAAATAAAGAAGAAAGTATTTTAAGATTAAATGATGCAAATGAAGGATTGAAGAATGCGCATATTCAAGCTGATCAAATAATTTCACAAGCTAAAATTAAAGCAGAGAAAATATCAGATGTTTATATCCACAATGCTAAAATTGAATCAAAACGTATTTTAGATGAAACATCTATTGACATAAGCGCTCAACAAAGAGAATTTAACTTTAATTCTAAAAGATATGTTGTTGAAGTGGCGACAGAAATGGCTAAAAAGATTCTTAAAAGAGAAATAACAAAAGAAACTCAAGATGCAATAATAACTGAATATCTTAATTCTGATAAATCAGTAGAGGAATTATAATGTATCAAAAAAGTCATGCATCTGCTTATGCTGTTGCTATATTTGACATTGTTCAAGAAGAAAAAGAAGATAAATTTAAAAAATTACAAAATGAGTTTGAATTATTAAAAGAAATAATTGATAGTAATCCAGAATTTATTGATTATTTAAAAAATGATTCTATTTCAGAGACAACTAGATTAGAAACTATTGATTTAGCATTTAAGGATTTTGATTGAATAATTACTAATACTTTAAAAGTAGTAACAATAAGAAAGGCAATTACATATCTTAAAAAAATAATTATTGAATATTTAAAGTTATCAAATAGACATTTAAAAGTTAGATATATTCAAGTTGTTTCTGCCTTTCCATTATCAGAAAAGCAACTTGAAGATATAAAATTAAAATTACAAAAAATCACACGTAGAACTATCAAAATAACTAATAAAACAGACAAGAATTTAATAAGTGGATTCAAAATAATTTCTCATACTGAGGTTTTAGAATCAAACTATAATAAAGAGTTAGAAAAACTCAAAAATCAAATTATTTGAGAAAAAGAGGAGGTGTAATGCCTATAAAATTAGATGATATTTCTGAAATAATTAAAGAACGTATTAAAGATATGGGTTCAAAGGTTGATCGCTCTGAAATAGGACGGGTTGTATCTGTCGGAGATGGTATTGCCATTATTTCAGGTTTAGAAAAAGTTAAATATAGCGAGGTTGTAAGTTTTGGAACTGGTGTTTATGGTATTGCATTAAACCTTGAAGAAGAAACCGTTGGAGTAGCTCTATTAGGAGATGCCAACTCGATTTCTGAAGGTAATGAAGCCTTTAGAACTGGTAGAGTTATTTCTGTTCCAGTGGGTAATGCAATGCTAGGGAGAGTCGTTGACGCTCTTGGTGCGCCGATAGATGGAAAAGGTAAAATTAATACTGATAAATATTCTGAAATTTTTAAAACAGCTTCTGGTGTAATGTCAAGAAAAGAAGTTAATCAACCATTAGAAACAGGTATTTTAGCAATCGACACAATGATTCCGATCGGAAAAGGACAACGTGAATTAATTATCGGTGATCGTCAAACCGGGAAAACTGCTATTGCAATTGATACAATTATTAATCAAAAAGGTAAAAATGTAAAGTGTGTTTATGTTGCAATTGGGCAAAAAAATTCAACCGTTGCTCAAATAGTACAAAAACTTTCAGATACTCAAAGTTTAGAATATACAACTGTTGTTGTTGCTGGTGCTAGCGAATTAGCTCCACAACAATATATAGCTCCATACACAGGTGTAACAATTGCAGAAGAATGAATGAAAAACGGACAGGATGTTTTGATTGTTTATGATGATTTATCTAAACATGCAATCGCTTATAGAACACTATCATTATTATTACGTAGACCCCCAGGACGTGAGGCGTATCCAGGTGATGTCTTTTACTTACATTCACAACTTTTAGAACGTGCTGCAAGATTAAATGAGCAGTACGGGAATGGTTCGATAACAGCTTTACCTATTATCGAAACTCAACAAGGTGATATTAGTGCATATATTCCAACAAATGTTATTTCCATTACAGATGGACAAATTTTTACCAAAGAAAGTTTATTTAATGCCGGACAAAGACCTGCGATTGATATCGGTTTTTCAGTTTCTAGAGTTGGTTCAGCTGCGCAAACTAAAGCGATGAAACAAGTGGTTGGTTCATTAAAGCTTGAATTAGCTCAATTTAACGAAATGCAAGCATTTGCGCAATTTGGCTCAGACCTTGATGATTCAACTAAATCTATTTTGGATCATGGTTCAAAAGTTTATCGTTTATTAAGACAGGAACAATATTTTCCAATTTCTCAAGAAGTTCAAGCGATTATTTTAGTCGGTGTTAAAGAGAGAATTATTAACCCATTACCAATTGATAAAATTATTACATTTAGAGATAGTGTTATTGATTGAACGTCATTTGATAATGTTGGAGTTGAAATAGTGGATAGAATCAACAAAAACGGTAATATTTCAACTGATGATTATCAAATAATTGAACAAAAACTTGTTGAAGTAGTGAAATCAATTATTGCAACAATTCCAAATTATGATTCAAGATTATATAAACCATTACCTAAAAAATATTTAGGAAGTTCTGATGTCTAATTTAAATGGATTAAAAAACAGAATAAATGTTGTTTCTAATACTAAAAAAATAACAAAAGCAATGGAACTTGTTTCAACTTCAAAATTAAGAAGATTAAGAAATGAGTTTATTAATATTCAATCTTATCAAAATACATTGTCAGACATTTTTAAAGACTTGATGGAAAGAATTGAATTAAGCAGATTTTATTCTATTTTTCCAAAAAATGATAATAATTCTAAGTTATTTATTTTTATCACTAGTGACTTAGGATTATGTGGTTCATATAACCATAATGTTTATAAATTATTAGAGAATAAATTAAGTCCAAGTGACAAGATAATTGTCATTGGTGCAAAAGGCATTGGTTTATTAAAAACTATGAAATATAAAGAACAAATTCTTAAATCATTCGCAAATATTGGTGAGAAACTTTCATATGAAATAAGTTCAGCGATCATTAAGGTTGCACTTGATTTATATTTATCTAATGAAATTTCAGAAATAAATTTAATTCATACTGAATTTGTTAATAATTTAACCCAAGAAGCAATTTGCAAAAAAATATTTCCATTTGAAATAGAAAATAATAAAAAAAGTAAAAATTTAAATCAAATATTAGAATTTGATCCAGATGCAGAAACTATATTATTAAATTCAGTTCCATTATTTTTAACAAGTACATTATATAGTCTTAGTTTTAGTTCAAAGATTTCTGAAATGGCAGCCAGAAGAATGGCGATGGAAAATGCTACTAATAATGCAGAAGATCTTATGAATGAATTAAAACTTAAATTTAATAGAGAGCGTCAAGGAATCATCACCCAAGAAATTACTGAAATTGTTTCTGGTGCTGATGCTACTTAAAAGGAGTAATTATGATAAGAAATGAAGGGATAATTGTTCAAATTTTAGGTCCAGTTGTGGATGTAAGATTTCAAGAAGGAAAATTACCTAAGTTATTAAATGCTTTAAAAGTAGAAGTGAATAATAAAGTATATACATTTGAAGTAGCACAACATATTGGCGATGATACAGCTAGAACAATATCAATGGGTGATGTAAACGGATTGCAAAGAGGTTTAGTCGTTTATGATACAGGAGCCCCAATTTCTGTTCCAGTTGGCGAAGTTGTTTTAGGTAGAATGTTTGATGTTTTAGGTAATCCGATTGATGAAATGCCACTTGATAAAGATGTTATGAGAGCATCAATTCATGCACCTTCACCGTCATATGAAGAGCAAAAAACTTCATCAGAAATTCTTGAAACAGGTATTAAAGTCATTGATCTTTTGATACCTTATGCAAAAGGTGGAAAAATTGGACTTTTTGGTGGTGCAGGAGTTGGAAAAACTGTTTTAGTGCAAGAATTAATTAATAACATTGCTACTCAACATAATGGGCTCTCGGTTTTTGCTGGTGTAGGGGAAAGAACCAGAGAAGGGAATGACTTATACCATGAAATGAAATCCGCCGGTGTTCTTGACAAAACTGCCCTAGTTTTTGGTCAAATGAACGAATCGCCTGGTGCTCGTATGAGAGTTGCTTTATCCGGGCTTACAATGGCTGAATATTTTAGAGATAAGCAAAACCAAGATGTTTTATTATTTATTGATAATATTTTTAGATTTACTCAAGCTGGTTCAGAAGTTTCTGCTTTATTAGGTCGTATGCCTTCTGCTGTTGGATACCAACCAACATTAGCCACTGAAATGGGTGCTTTACAAGAAAGAATTACATCAACAAGAAGAGGATCAATTACATCAGTGCAAGCAGTTTATGTTCCTGCTGATGATTTAACTGATCCAGCACCAGCTACAACATTTACTCACCTTGATGCTAAAACTGTTCTTGATAGAGGGATTGCATCATTAGGTATTTATCCTGCTATTGATCCGTTAAACTCATCATCAAGATTACTTGATCCACTTGTTGTTGGTGCTGAACATTATGAAGTTGCTCAATCAGTAATTTCAATTTTACAAAGATTCAAAGAATTACAAGACATTATTGCTATTTTAGGAATGGGTGAATTAAGCGAAGAAGATAAAAAAGTAGTTGCGAGAGCTAGAAGAATTAGAAACTTTTTATCACAACCATTCACCGTTGCTGAAAAATTTTCTGGAATTAAGGGATCATATGTACCAGTTTCTGATACTATTAGAAGCTTTAAAAGAATTCTTTCAGGTGAATATGATGATTATCCGGAAGAAATTTTTAGATATGCAGGTAGCATAGATGATGTAATTAATAGATATCAAAAAATTAAAAATGAAGGTAATTCTAATTAAATATAATGGCAACAACACATTTAAATATTACTATACCTAGTGGAATATTTTTTGAAGGTGATGTGGAAATTGTAACATTAAGAAGTTCTACTGGTTATATTGGTCTTCAGCCTAATCGCTCTCCATTATTTTCTAGCATTGATATTGGTATTTTAACTATTGGTTGAAGTACTGATGAAAGTTCAGAAAAGTATTATATTGGTGGTGGTTTAGTTTATGCAGAAGCAAAAAAAATAAACATTATTACTGATGATATAATTAATCTTAAAGACATTGATATTAATCAAGTGATTAAAGAAAAAGAAGCTCTTGAAAAAACAATTTTGCAATCTGCAAAAGGTGATGTTGATATTGAAAAACTTGAAATTCAACTAAAGAAAACACTATTTAAAATTGATTCATATAATATTTTAAATAAAAACTAATATTTAGTATAATTATTTTAATAGTTATATATAAAATACTAAAATTAAGGAGAAAAATGGCGAATTTATTTAATAATCGCGAAAATCAAAATGTTGAAGGGTTTAATCCTTTTGTAGATAATACACCAAAAAAAGTTGTTTCATCAACTGCTGCGACTATTGTATTTTGAATATTAGGATTAATAATTTTTTCTGGTATTTATTTTCTTGTTGCAAGAAATAGATTATTAAGAAAACAAAATGAAATTAATGAATCAGCATCAGTAATAGATGTTCAGTTGGCAAAAAGAGCTGATACACTAATTAAGTTATATGATATTGTAAAATCACATAAGGATTTTGAAAAAGAAACATTTAGTCAAATTGCTAAATTAAGATCATTACAAAGCCTTGGTGCATATAGTGAAAAACAAAGATTAGAAATTGAAAACCTTAATAATTCTGTTTTAGGTCGTTTAATTGCTGTATCTGAAAATTATCCAGAACTTAAAGCGTCGCAATCATATTTAAATCTAATGGATCAAACTGTGTATTTAGAAAGAGAAATTGGAGCTGCCCGTAGGTTATATAACTCAAAAGTAACTGAATTTAATACAAATATCTTTTTATGACCAGATAGTGTTGTTTCATCTGCATTATCTTTAACTACATATCCTCTTTTTGTTGCTAGTCAGCAACAAAAATCTGATGTTTCAATGAAAGATTTATAATACTAAAAGTAAAAAAATATTTTAAAATCTAATGTTAATTCATTAGATTTTTTTCTTTTTTAGTTTATCATTGATAAATTTGTATCAATATATTGATGAATAAGAATGAATTTAAACAAATAGATCAAAAAGACTGTTCATTATATGTTTTTAAATATTTTTTACATTACAAAGAAGGTATAAACATTTCGATCGATGAACTAAAACTTCAAACTAAATATCAAGTAAATGGAATTAGTTTAGAAGATTTTAATCAAAGCATTATGAATCAAAATTGAGAAATAGCTGTTTATAATACTGATTTTGATACTTTAACAAAGATTAATGATAGTGAGTTTCCATTTGCGGCAATAGTTAATACCTTTGATGAAAATCATATGGTTTTATTAACTGAATTTAATGCAGAAAATATTGTTTATTATGATCCGAATATTGGTTCAGAAGTTTGTCTTAAATTGAATGAATTTAAAAAGATTTTTAAGGAAGTATTAATAGAATTTAAAAAAAGAAAAACAAATATTCAAAGTATTAAAAGTTCTAAAGATTCAATAAATCCTAAGTTAACTACCAACTTATCTCTTTGAGAACTTCATAAAAGCCATTTATTTTTATTTTTTATTTTATTATTAGAATTATCATTTTTGATTCTGATACCAATAATAAACAAGAGAATTATAAATGTTATTACAATTTACAAACTAGAAAATGAACTTATCTTAATCGGAATTTCAACAATTGTTGTTATTATTTTTCTATATTTATTTCAGAATATTGTCAACAGAATTACAAAAAGGATTTACTTAAAAAAATCACATCAAAACATTCATTTAATATTAACTAAATTTCAAGTACAAAACAAAAAGATTATTAATAAATTCACTAGTATTGAAATCAAAAATAGATTATCGAGTTTATATGAAATTGTACTTTTAAAAGAAACTTTTATCCCTAATTTATTGATTAATATTTTAAGTTTCGGAATATCTTTAATAATCTTAAGAAATATAAATAATATAATGTTAATTACACTTTTTGTGCTAGGTTTAGTGTTAGTAAGTGTATGTCTAATACAAAAAAGAATTTTCGAAACTCATTTTAATGCTATTTTAGGACAATCATATTTAATGGACCAAACTTTTGATAATTATATTAATTCAATTAATGAATTTATGCAAGAAAGTTTATCATCAAAAACTTTGATAAAGTGAAATGAGGAATCGAAAAAATTTCAAGAGATATCTTTTATTTATGACCAAAAATTAAACTATATCAATACTTTTAATGCTTTATTAGAAATAATTATTCCACTATTAATTGGGTTTATTGGTGTAAGTGAGATTTGAAATAATCGTTTAGAAATTTCTAACTTTATTTATTTTTTAACTTCATTAAACCTATTTCTAAAACCATTAAAGGGATTTTTTATAAATTTATCTGATTATCTAAATTTTAAAGAAAAATCAAAATTAATAAATGTGTTCAAAGAGAATGTTTATTCAAATAATTTAATTGATAAAATCCTAATCGATAAAATTATGAAAATTCAAATCTCATATGGTGAATTTACATATTTTAATACTAATAAACCTGCCATTGATATAGATCGATTAATATTTGAAGACAAATCCAAAATTCTAGGAATTAATGGTTCAGGTAAGAGCACACTATCAAAAATAATTGCAGGATTATTACCGCTTGATAAAGGTGAAATATTAATTAATGACACAAGTTGCAATGTGTTTTTAAATAAAGATATTAAGGAAAAGATTTATTACTTAAATTCAGAACAATCAATGCTTAAATTAACTATTAGTGAATTTTTGATGATTAATAATAATCAACACTTTTATAATATTTTAAATAAGCATAATTTTTTAGAACTATTTCAAATGATTAAATTAGATTACAAAATGTTAGAATGAAAAAGACTAAATGAACTTTCTAAGGGGCAAATTGCTTTTGTAAAAATACTTAAATTACTGATTTACGATTTTGATGTTGTGATATTAGATGAAGCTTTTGAAAATATTAGTATTGAAGTATTTAAAATGTTAAAACAGCGTTTGAATCAGTATTTAAAAGACAAAATTGTTATCGAAATCAGTCATAATAATAAGTATATATTTGATTCGGGTAAAGAGGTATATTTAAATGCATAAAAAATTAAATGAATCTTTTGTTATTACGTTATTATTTATATTTTTTTTAACCGCCTTAGGTACTTTTATATATATTTTATTAACTATAAGACATTATGAATATTTTAATGCAATTATAAAAAAAGAGTCTGATGAGTTATATGTTGTTAATTTGGATAGAAAAAAAGTTATCCAAAATAATTTATTAATAAATCTTAATTATAATCAAAAAATTTATAACTTTAAAATTGAGATTCTTGACGCTTATGCAGAAAGTGGTATTCAAATTAATTCACCAAGTCTTGTTGAATTTATGAATGAAAATAATATTTATTCAACTGTAATTTTCTTCTCAAAACCTGATGTAACTTATTTTAATAAAGTCATGAATGTGCTCAAAGAGTTGATAACATAATATTAAAAAATACTAAATATTGTATAATTAAATAATTAATAGAGATGAGGTTATATAATGTTTGAAATTTTAGCAACAAAAAATGATGCCGGTAGAACTTTATTTAAATTATTATCAAAATATTTGAATAATATCTCTAAATCAAAACTTGAAAAAATATTTCGTAAAAGGGATATAAAAGTAAATAATTTAAGAATATCTGATAAGTCATTGAAAATAAATCAAGGTGATAAAATTGTTGTTTATGGTGTTTATGATGCTCAAAAAGATGTTGAGATACCAAAAATAAATGTTAATTTAGATATTCTTTATGAGGATCAAAACATTTTAATTGTTGATAAGAAAAATAATATTCCTGTACATGGGGAAAATGATTCACTAGACAATGTTGTTTTAACCTATTTAAAATATACTAAAGTTGATAGTTTTAAGCCGAGCCATGTTGGCCGTTTAGATAAAGAAACTAGTGGTTTAATTGTTTATGCTAAAAATTATAAAACACTTGTGGAATTAAATGCAAATACCGCTTATTTTAAAAAGAAATATATTTTTAAAAGTGATTTGATTCTTCTGGAAAATTCAAGACTTGATATTGAAATATATTTATACAAAGATGAATTAAATAGAAAAATGAAATTTTCAAAAGAAAAAGTTCCTAATGCAAAATTAGCTAGAACTCTTTTTTATTTAGATAAAAAAGATAAAATTGCCGAATTATTAACCGGTAGAAAACATCAAATTAGAGCAACATTAAGTTATTTAAAAAAACCAATATATGGTGATAAAAAGTATGGCGGAAAAAAGGAAAAACGTTTAATGTTACATGCATTTTACATTCAATTTAATAATTTAAAAGATGAATTAAAATATCTTAATAAACAAGAATTTTGAACAAAAAAACCAAAATGATAGGACATAATATGAAAACAATTAGTAAAGAAAAGTTGGTAAATATTGTTAGTTCTTTAATGATGATTCCTACTGATAAAGTAATTGAAAATATTTTGCAAAATTGAAATACATTACAAAAAAATTTAAGATTTTTTGATGAAGTTGATTTAGATAATCTTGAGCCAATGACACATATTGATGAATCATACCAAATTGATTTTTTAAGGGATGATATTGAGGATGATTCATATAGCATTAATAAAAAAACTATATTATCAAATGCAGCGAAAAGTGATAATGATTTTGTAACCTTAAACAAGGTGGTGAAATAAGATGAGAAAATTAAAAGTTTTAGGTAATTATGCGAATGCATATAATGAATTAAAAAAAGATAACAATAATGCTGTTGCTGAACTTTTTCAATTAAATGATTTAAATAAAAATGATGGTGTATTATCTAATTCTATCATCACCATTAAAGATAATTACGCAATGTTTGAATCAAAAACTAAAGCTTCAAGTAGAATCTTAGAAGGATTTATTCCTGGGTATGATGCGACTATTATTTCAAAATTAAAAAACTCAGGAGCAAATATTATTGCAAAAATGCATCTAGATGAATTGGCGTTAGGGGGAACAGGAACATATAGTGCTTATGGGTTAATAACTAATCCAAATGATCCAAAAAGATATGTTGGGGGTTCTTCATCAGGTTCTGCAGCTACTTTTAGTGAAAATATTTCCTTTGCAATCGGTAGTGATACAGGTGATAGCGTAAGATTGCCAGCATCATTTATTGGTAAGGTAGGTTTTAAACCTTCATATGGCGCAATAAGTCGTTATGGGCTATATGCTTATGCTTCATCATTGGATACTGTTGCATATTTTACTCATAATGTTAATGATGCTATTGTTGTATCTGAAGTTTTATTTGGCAAAGATCATAATGATATGACTTCAAAGGATATCGAAATTAAAAATGTTGTTAAAACTAAACCTAATAATATTGTTGCATTAGATTTTTCTGATCAAATTGATCCAAGTGTTAATAAACAATTTCATAATGTAATTGAACATCTAAGATCAAATGGCGTCAATGTTTCAATTATAAAACCTAACCTAAAAATTTTACGTTTGATAAAACCTGTTTATCAAATAATTTCTTTTTCAGAAGCAAGTTCAAATCTTTCTAATTTAAATGGAATTGCTTTTGGCGACCGAATTGAAGCTGATTCATGAGAAGACATAATCAAAAAAACAAGATCTAAAAAATTTGGCCAAATGGTTCAAGAAAGATTATCTTTAGGTAGTTATTTTCTTTATGAAGAAAACCAAAAAGATATTTTTATTAAGGCGCAAAAAGCAAGAAGA
This DNA window, taken from Mycoplasmopsis cynos, encodes the following:
- a CDS encoding Asp-tRNA(Asn)/Glu-tRNA(Gln) amidotransferase subunit GatC, producing the protein MKTISKEKLVNIVSSLMMIPTDKVIENILQNWNTLQKNLRFFDEVDLDNLEPMTHIDESYQIDFLRDDIEDDSYSINKKTILSNAAKSDNDFVTLNKVVK
- a CDS encoding amidase family protein — protein: MRKLKVLGNYANAYNELKKDNNNAVAELFQLNDLNKNDGVLSNSIITIKDNYAMFESKTKASSRILEGFIPGYDATIISKLKNSGANIIAKMHLDELALGGTGTYSAYGLITNPNDPKRYVGGSSSGSAATFSENISFAIGSDTGDSVRLPASFIGKVGFKPSYGAISRYGLYAYASSLDTVAYFTHNVNDAIVVSEVLFGKDHNDMTSKDIEIKNVVKTKPNNIVALDFSDQIDPSVNKQFHNVIEHLRSNGVNVSIIKPNLKILRLIKPVYQIISFSEASSNLSNLNGIAFGDRIEADSWEDIIKKTRSKKFGQMVQERLSLGSYFLYEENQKDIFIKAQKARRLIKNYYNEIMDGFDIMIYPASYGIAPLFEESINNGVIDFILTGSNLVGNPSITIPMGKKDNLSFSIAIDAKLYQDQKLLGFSEYVECLIGEINE